One Intestinimonas butyriciproducens genomic window, GGACAAGGCCATTCCGGTCCAGGTGGTATCCGATGCGAAGGCGGAGATATCCGCCTCTGATGTAAAGCTTTCGAAAGTCACCATCATCTGTAATCAGGCCCGTTTTGAAGAACTAAAGAGCGCCATGAATGATATCGGTGTGACGGGTATGACCGTTACTCAGGTCTTGGGCTGTGGCATACAAAAAGGAAAGACTGAATACTATCGCGGCGTAGAAATGTCCATGAATCTATTGCCCAAAGTGCAGGTCGATATTGTGGTTTCCAAGGTTCCAGTGAGTGAAGTGATCTCTGCAGCCAAACGGGCGCTGTTTACGGGACATATTGGAGACGGAAAGATCTTTATTTATGATGTGGAGAGCGTAGTCAAGGTCCGCACCGGGGAGGAAGGCTACGATGCGCTCCAAGGGGACTAAACAGTCTGCTGATGGGAGGGCGGAGGTCATATGACCTCCGCCCTCCCATTGCGCAGGAGACCGTGCTGTGATAAAATAAGACGCACGAAAGGACTGAGAGAAGATGAAGCAACCCGGTGGGGATGTAGAGGTAGAGCGCTTCGCTGCGGAGATCGCACCCAAGGGCAAGGGGTATCTTGCCGTTCGCAGATGCCCGCCGGACGAGTTGGCCCATGTGCTGGAACGGGAGGCCGGCGCCCTGTTTTCCGCAGGGGCCCGTCGGGTCTATGCCGCCTCTACTGATCCAGGCGCACCCCTGCATGAGGGGAAGCTGGGGCGGTGCAGGCTGACCCATGTACACGATATGCTGCTCCTGCGCCGGGAGCTGGGAGAGGCGCGGCCCGGGCCCGGAGGATTGGCTGTGCTGGAACCGCTCCGCCCTGCGGAGGGCGAAGCATGGCTCAAAATCCATAACGAGGGATTTTTTGATGTGCCCAATTCCGCGACCTATGGTCCGGAGGAGCTGGAAACCTGTCTGGACGAAGATCATGACTGTGGTTTTTTTCTCTTTGAGGGCAAGGCGGTGGGCGTCTATGAGCTGGCGCTGGCCGGACAAGAGCCGGAGATCGAGGGCATTGCCCTTCGGCCGGGCTTCCGGGGCCGTGGCCTGGGCCGGGAGCTGTTGCTCTCAGCCATGGACCGGCTGGCCGAACTGGGCTTTCAAAGCTGTTTCCTGCGGGTAGCCAGCTCCAACATGCCGGCGCTCCGCCTCTACCGGGAGAGCGGTTTTGCAGAGGAACAGATACATTCCAAATGGTTTGAGGTGACCGTAGAGCATGGATGAGCCGGAACAGTTTTGGAAACCGATCCCGCCCTATGATGACCGGGGATGGGACTTGGTGCCCCCCATTGAGGAGTGCGGCGAGCCTCTGGTGGATATTACCGGGCGGACGCCCCGGATCCTCTGCGGGGCGTCTTATCTGCGCCAGGGGCTGGATGGCGCGCTGGACCGCTGCTGGGTGCGGGAGGGGATGTGGGAGCGGCTCAGGTGCGTGCTTGCGCTGCTGCCGGAGCGATACTCCCTGTTGATTTTTGATGGGCTGCGCCCCCTGCGGGTACAGCGGGCCATCTATGACCAGTTCAAAACGGTCATTCAGGAGGAACGCCCGGGCATCTCAGCGGCGGAACTGGAGCTCATACTGGAGGACTATGTGGCCAGGCCGGTCAAGCGGCTGGACCGGCCCGCGCCCCATACCACCGGCGGCGCGGTGGATCTGACGCTGTGTCTGGATGGAACGCCCATGGATATGGGTACCGGGTTTGACAACCTCACCAGTCAGGCTCACACCGACTGGTTTGAACGGACGGACGGTGGGAGGGAGACGATGCGGGACCAGCGGCGGCTCTTGTTCCATGTGATGGAGGCGGCAGGCTTTGTCAACTACGGCTGTGAGTGGTGGCACTATTCCTATGGAGACCGCCAGTGGGCCCGACAGAAGAAAGGTGTCCCCATCTACGGATTCTGCCCGGAGTGCGACGGGTGAGCAAAAGAGAGGAGAAGGAGAAATGTCGTATCAGATCGTAGCCTTTGGAGATTCCAACACGAGGTATTATCTGGGGGACACCGGCACGGCGGGCCCCTTGGAGGACGCCTGGCCTGCCCGCCTGGAGGCACTTCTGCGGGATCGGGGCAGGGACGTGGCGGTGAAAAACGAGGGACACCCCGGCATCCAGGCGGATTTCGCCATGGAACACTTCGACGCCGCCACCAAGGGCGCTGACCTGTGCGTGCTGGGCTTCGGCACCAACGACGCCAAGAAGCTGGAGGTCCCTCTGGGCGAATTCCTCTCCGAGGTCTCCGACGTGCTGGACCAGGCGGGGGAAGCCGGTATACCCCTCATTCTGCTGGGAATCCCCTGGTTCTCAGAGGAGGTGGCCGGGCGGGATGTGCAGGCCCGGCTACCCATTTGGAACGAGTCGCTCGCCAGCCTCTGCGATCAGTTGAGGATCCCCTTCGTAGACCTCTATACGCCCTTCCTGGGCGACCCGGAGCGCTGGTTCAACGAGCGGACGACCCCGAAGCGCCACCTCTCCGCCGCGGCGGAACAGCGGGTAGCCGAGCTGGTCCTGCCCCTGGTGCTCCGACAGATGGACCGCTAGGACTTGTCTGCATATCGGAATAGGCAGACAGCCCGGAAGAGCCGCACCGTTTTTTATAACCCTGAAGCAAAGGGGGCCCGCCCAGGTGATCTGAGCGGGCCCCCTTTCCGCTTATTTTAAGGCGCTCCGTCTTCCGGGGGGTCCTTGTGGAGAAAACCGGTGTAGAAGCCGGGGGGAAGTTCCGGCTCATGGGGAGACGGAGGCGGGCCGGGGACCCGGCGGGGCGGTTCCCCGGCCGGGGCGCCGGAATAGTAGTAGTGAGGGACGGATGCCTTGTCGGGCCCGCCCACCCGGCAGTAGGTCTCGACAGGCGCCGGCGGAGCGGACTCATCCACGGGGGCGGGAGAAGTGCCGGCGGCGCAGTCGTAGAAACCGGCAAAGGCCGTGCCCATGTAGGCGGTGAGCCACAGGAGCAGCGGGGCGCTGCACAGCAGGGCGGCCGCGGCCAGGAGCAGGGGGAGGAACATGCCGAAGACACGCACCGGAAGGGCGGCAAAGCCCCCACGGCTCACCTGGAAGAAAAAGAAGATGGCAAAGCCGCCCAACAGGTAAACCGCCAGGATGATGGCGGCCACCAGCAGGGCCCAGCCCAAAAAAGACAGAGACAGAAGAAGAAGGGACCAGCGGCGGCCCGTCATTAGGCGCTTGCTCTCATGGATGCAGTCCAGGGCCCTCCAATCGGGATGGTCCAGCAGGAGATAGTAGGAGAGGGCGTACCGCAGCAGACGGTTATAGAGGAGGGCCATGCTCAGTACAGTGGCCGGGAGGAGGAGGAGCGCAAGAAGCTGGCTGTCCAGCCAGACGGCCAGCAGGGAAAATGGGACCAGAACCGCCAGAGAGACCACGGTCCACAAGAAACTGAGCAGAAAGAGCAGCAGGGACAGGCAGATGATCCGCCCGGCCAGGTGAAAGCCGAAAAAGAGGTCCTTGATCTCGGTGCGGCGGCCCCTCCAGAGCCGCATGGTGTAGTGGAGATAGCCGGTCTGCATGACCAGGGTGAACAGCATAGCCAGGAGGTAGAGGAAGACCATCACCGCCAGGAAGAGCCCGGAGGCGGCGGACGTAGCCCCGCGGCTGATGTGGCCGCCATGGCCCCGTATGGCAAGATTGGCCCCGGCGGCAAGGGTGACCGGAAGCGTGGCGGCCGTGGAAACTGCGGAGACCAGGGCCTGTGTAAGGAGCAGATAGATCAGCGTGACCAGCCAGGGGCGGGGAGAGCCCTGGCGGACGGCGGCCTTGGCCGCCAGCTTAATGCGAACGCGGTCGTATTCCACGGGATCTACCTCCTTCTGATAGAGATATCATACCATGGAATCGGGCGCTTGGCAAATGGGAAACGTGCACCAGAAGGCCGCACCGGAGGCAAGGGAGTCCGCGCCGCACCGCCCGCCGTGAAGAGCGGTGATCTCCTGCACCAGGGCAAGCCCCAGCCCGGTGCCGCCTTGGGTCCGGGTCCGGGCAGGGTCCGCCTTGTAAAAGGGCTCGAAGAGCCGGGGCAGGACCTCTGGGGGAATGGGGTCTCCGTCGTTTTCCACCCGGAGAAGGGCGCTGCCCTTTTCCACACGGAGCAGGAAGCGCACCTCGCCCCTGGGAGCGCAGTGGCGCAGGGCGTTGGAGGCCAGGTTGCCGACCAGCCGGGTGAGCTGTTCCCGGTCCCCGGACAGGGTGCAGGGCTCCAGCGTCAGGGAGAGGGTGATCCCCTTTTTACGGGCTGGGTGCTCCAGAGGACGGAGCACGTCCCGCACCACCTGGTCCAGCGCCACCGGAACGGGCTGGAACCGGGCACGCCCCGACTCCAGCCGGGAGAGGTCCAGGAGGGAGCCCACCAGGGCGGCCATCCGGTCCGACTCCTCCACGATGACGGAGAGATATTCCTCCCGCTTTTCCGGGGCGATGTCCTCGCTGAGCCCCTCGGCATAGGAGCGCACCAGGGCCAGCGGGGTCTTGAGTTCGTGAGCCACGGCGTTGGTGAGGTCCCGCTCCCGCTGGAGGGAGCGGGACTGAGACCGGGCCACCAGAACAGCCAGGAGCAGGGCAAAGAAGAAGGTGCTCCCATAGAGCAGTCCGAGGCCGTGGGTGGCCAGACGCAGGGGAGGGTAGGCCGCGCCGTAGGCGGAAATCAGATTGTCGTAGGGGGCCACTATACCGCAGTGGGCGTAGCCTGCGCCGCCTTCCACGGCGCCGACCCAGCTGGCGGACGGCCCGCGGCTGCCCACCAGACTGTCCACACGGGCCTGAGCCTGCCGGAAGAGTTGCAGAGCCAGCTCCGGCGGATCATCGCTCCAGATGAGGGGGGACTGCAGCCGGGCGGCGTCAAAGGCGAGGGTGGTGAGGGTCTTGCCTTCAAAATAGGCGCTGTCGGTGTCGAGAAGGGTGAGAGGGCCGTCGGCAAAGTAGTACACCAGCTTTTGTGGGTAGACCACATTGTGCTCCACCACGCCGGTGACCTCGCCATAGAGCCCCGGTCTGTCCACATCGCCCTCTCCATAGAGGCCGCCCTCCGCCCCATAAAAGGCGCAGAGGTCCTTATCGGCGCGGAGCAGGCGGGCCAGGGCGAGCTGTTCGTCATCGGTGAGGACCGGATCAAAATGGAGGAAGTAGTCGTAGACTCCGGTGCCGGGCAGGGAGAAATAGCCGGAGGTAAGGGGGCTGCGGGCAAGCTCCGTCCCATCCAAATCGTAGATGCGAAAGACGCCCATGGAGCCGGCGGCGGGGGAGCAGGCGGCCATCCGGTCGGCGAGCAGGGCGGGCTTTTCCACAGCCGCCGCCGTCCCCTCCAGCACCAGCTGGCAGTTCATGAGGTTCCAGTCCAGGGTCTCGCGGATCTCTGCACGCAGAGAGGCCTCCCGGGCGTCCAGACTGCGGAAGGAGATCACACCCGCCATCAGTGCCCAAAAGGCCAGAAAAACCGCCGCCGTTCGCAGAAAAACGGTCCAGAACAGCTTGCGCATCGTTCACGCCTCCTCCAGCTTGTAGCCCGCCTTGACCACGGTCTTGATCTGTCCGCCCGCGGGCCCCAGCGCGGCGCGAAGGTTTTTGATTTGGACGTCCACCGCCCGGAGCTCCCCCTCAAAATCCCAGCCCCATACCCGGGTGAGCAGGTGCTCCCGGGAGAGGACCCTGCCGCGGTTGCGCAGGAGGCAGAGGAGCAGATCATACTCCCGAGGGGATAATTTGACAGCAGTATTACATACTGTACAGGCCATGCGGCCGGTATCCAGCCGAATTTCCCCACAGATCAGCGTGCCGTCGGAGGTGCCGCGGCTGCGGCGGATCAGGGCTGTGGTCCTGGCCAGGAGAACGGCCAGGGAGAAGGGCTTGGTCACATAGTCGTCTGCACCCAGCCCGTAGCCCTCCAGCGCGTGAGTTTCCCCGCCAAGGGCCGTGAGGAAGAGGATGGGGACCCGGCTCTCCCGGCGGATGGCACGGCACACGCCGTAGCCGTCCAGGCCCGGCATCATCACGTCCAGCAGTACCGCGTCGTAGTCCCGCGCCCGGAAGCGGTCCAGACCCGCCGCGCCGTCTGCGGCCAGGTCGGCCTCCACCCCGTGGGCATGGAAATAGTCCCGGAGGATATCCCGCATGCGGGGCTCATCTTCCACAATCAGGATCCGGTCAGCCATTGTCGATCCCCTCCTCAATATGCAGGATACCAAAAAAATGTGTTGGAGTTGTGTCGGATTGGAAAATATGCGGCATGCCGCAGGAAAAGGGGCGGCAGCCCCGGTGTGTCTCCCGTTGAAACATTCAAAAGGCTGTCGGAAAAGCTCGAAATGGCTTTTCCGACAGCTTGGATGCCCGTCAGGTATGGAGAGATGCGAATTACCGGCGGCCGCCGAAGCCGCCGCCCCTGGAACCGCCGCCGAAGCCGCCGCCCCTGGAGCCGGAGCTGAAGCCGCCGCCCCTGGAGCCGGAGCTGAAGCCGCCGCCCCTGGAGCCGGAGCTGAAGCCGCTGCCCCTGGAGCCGGAGCTGAAGCCGCTGCCCCTGGAACCGCCGCCGAAGCCGCCGCGCTTGGGACCGGAGCTGAAACCGCCGCCCCGCGGGGGCGTGGGTCCGCCTCCCGGCCCTCTGGGGGGACGTGGACCCCTTCCGGGCGGAGGAGGAGGCTGGCGCCAGCGCCGCCGATACCAGCCGTAGCCAGGCCCGTGCCAGAAGAGAAGGGGGCGAAAGACCACCGGGGGGACCCCCATACCGTAATATCTTCTGCGGTAGGCGGTGTATCGGGTGCTGTCGATGATGGAGAATACGATGAGGATCAGAAGGATGAGGAAAAAGATCTGGACCACCCAGCTCACATCTCGGACATAACCCTCGGCATAGCCGGGCGCCGGCGTACTCTGTGCGGCGTTCAGATGGGAGGAGAAGAACGTCTGGAAGGAGGAGAACACCCCCAGGGCGAAGGTGTCGTAATCCCTGGCCATGAATGCGTCGTAGTACTGGTCCATGTACTGGGTGATCACGGAGTCGCTCAGGGCGGAGGTCACGCTGTCGCCCGGGATCAGGAAGGCGTCCTGCCCACCCACGTCCATTACCAGCAGCAGGTCCTGGGAGCCGAGACCAATGTCGTTGCCGAGCTGATAGGTGTAGGTGTCGATGGCCATGCCGTCGGTGTCGGACACTGCGGCCACCGCCATGATCATACCGTAACGGGCGTCCCAGTTGGCGTTATAGAGGCACAACGTCTCCTCTGTGGCATCGGAGAGCACACCGGCCTCGTCCCACAGCCAGTCTGTGTAGCCGGAGGTGTTCAGGCTGGTGTCCAGCGCTGAGGGATCGGCGGGCTCCGGCGCGGGGGAGGACTGTACGGGACGCCGGACCTGACCCAGGCCGATGGAGGCCAGGATGATCAGAAGGGTGAGGACCACCGCTACGCTGCGTTTTTGAAAGAACTTCATAGGCACTCCTTATTTTCGTATCCCACAGGTACAAAAGGCGTCCGGCTCAACCGCGCAGCTCCAGCAGCTTCTGCTTGAGCTCGCCCTCGATCCGTCCCAGCTCCAGCTCGGCCTCCCGGCGCTTCTGGGCGCCGTCCTGCTGGATCTTCATGACCTCGTCTAGGGTGGAGATGAGCTGCTGATTGGTGTGCTGCAGGGTCTGGATATCCACCACGCTGCGCTCGGCCTCCTTGGCGGTCTCGATGGTGCCCATCTTGAGCATGTCGGCGTTCTTCTGCAAGAGCTCGTTGGTCATGTTGGTGACGGCGCTCTGGGCCGCCGTGGCCTGCCGGGAGTGCTCCAGACCCAGCGACAGGACCATCTGGCTCTTCCACAGCGGAATGGTGTTCACCAGGGAGGACTGGATCTTCTCCAGCATCAGGGCGTCGTTGTTCTGGATGAGCCGGGTCTGGGGGCCCATCTGGATGGAGATCATACGGGTGAGCTCCAGGTCATGGATCTTCTTTTCAAAGCGGGAGCACATGTTGGCCAGGTCGTTGTAGGCCTGGGCATCCTCCTGGGCCCCGCTCTGGGCGGCCTTTTTCCGCAGCTCCTCCAGCTCGCCGGCGCGGACCTGCTCCAGGCGCTTCTTGCCCGCCAGAATATACATGGTGAGCTCCTTGTAGTACTTGGTGTTGAGATCGTACATCTGGTCCAGCATGGCGATGTCCTTCATCAGGGTCACCTGATGGCCCTCCAGCACGGCCACGATCTTGTTCACGTTGGTCTCGGCCTTGGCGTACTGGGCTTTCATGGACTCCAGATCGTTTTTCTTTTTCTGGAAGAAGCCGAAGAGACCGCTCTTCTCCTCCTGGCCGAAGTTTTGCAGCTCTCCTACCAGACCGGCCAGGGACTGGCCGATCTCGCCCAGGTCCTTGGTGCGGACGGAGTTGAGGGTGTTTTCAGAGAAGGAGGCGATATTCTTCTGCGCGGCGGCGCCGTACTGCAGGACCACGTTGGAGTCCTTGATATCGATCTTCTGGGCGAACTCGTTGACCATCTTGCGCTCCGCCTCGGTGAGCTGGCTCTCATCCAGCTTGACCGCGTTGGCGTCCCGGACCTTTTGGGCCTCGGCGGCGTCCTCAGGAGCCACGGTGGGATTCAGGGTCAGGCTGGGCGCGTCGGGGGCCTTGGGGGCCTCGGCGGCGGCCGCCGCACCCATATCGGGGGTCAGCGTGAGTTCAGGGGTGAAATCGGTGTTGTCGGCCATATTGAACCATCCTTTCTAGTTGCGCCGCAGGCCCGTCAGGACTCGCTGCGGAGCTGCTCGCCCGTCAGTCCTTCCTGGGCCAACAGGTTTTCCATCACGGTGATGTCGGTGGAGATATCCAGGGCCTCGTCGCCGAAGAGGGCGTCGAGCTGCTTGTCGAAGGCTTTGGTGACCGTGTCCATCATCGTCTCGATCTTTCCCATGGTGCCGTCGATGTTGGTGCCGGACACGCCCGCGGAGCCCATCCTGTCATAGGCATTGAGGAGCTTGAGGGTGGTGGGGAGATAGTAGTTCATGAATTTGCGGATCTGGGAGAGCTTTTGAGGGTGCTCCACCACATAGGAGATGATCTTCTTGGTGATCTCCTCCAGATGGTCGATCTGGGCGGAGAGGGTGGGGTCCTCGATGGCGTCATTGAGACGACGCATTTCAGAGACGGCCCGGTCCCGGTCCTGGATCAGGGCGTCCAGCTCGGGATTGCCGGTGGAAGGGGCCTTTTTCTCCTCCGCCTTGGGGGGCACCTCCGCCTGGGGATCGGAGTCCTTCGCGGCCTCCGGGGTCTCGAAGCTGCGGTCCGGCCAGATGGCCTTGGCGATGAGAAAGGCCGCCAGGGAGGCACCCGCCGCCGCCGCATAATGGAGGGGCCGGTACAGGGGCAGGAACAGCCCGAAGATCAGCCACACCACGGCCACCGCATAGATGGGGACCACAGATTTTTTTACTACCTTAGCCATAACTGCCTCCTTAGAGAAGATACAGAATTATTGTACCCTTCCGTGGGAAGGGTGTCAATGGGATTCCGTTTTACTTTGCCTGTCTTAGGACGCGGGTGCCCTTGCAAAAGCGGAAGGGAACCGTGGACAGGATGGTTGACAGGGGGTGGAAAACTTATTATTATATATAAGTTATAGCTGTAAACGAAGAGGGAGAGCGATGGTCAATGATGACGCTGGAGGATTTCAAGGCCGCCCGCAGTGTGCTTGCGGGCGTGATCGCGGACACCCATCTGGTCCACTCCGTGGCTTTTTCCAAAGCCACGGGGAACCATGTCTATATCAAACCGGAAAACATGCAGGTGACCGGCGCCTACAAGATCCGGGGCGCCTACTATAAGATCAGCACCCTCACCCCGGAGGAGAAGGCGCGGGGCCTTATTACCGCTTCCGCTGGCAACCACGCCCAGGGGGTGGCCTACGCCGCCCAGGCCGCCGGCGTGAAGGCAACGGTGGTCATGCCCACCACCACGCCCCTGGTGAAGGTGAACAACACCAAGGACTACGGGGCCAACGTCATCCTGCACGGCGCCGTCTTTGACGACGCCGCGGAGCTGGCCTCCCAACTGGCGGAGGCGGAGGGCTATACGTACATCCACCCGTTCAACGATCCCATTCTGGCCACCGGACAGGGGACCATCGCCTATGAGATATTTTCCGATCTGCCGGAGGTGGACATCATTCTGGTGCCCGTGGGCGGCGGCGGCCTTGCCGCGGGGGTGGCCACCTTGGCCAAGCTCCTCAACCCCAATGTAAAGGTCATCGGCGTAGAGCCCACCGGGGCGGCCTCCATGAAGGCCAGCCTGGAGGCGGGCCATGTGGTCAGCCTGGACAGGGTGGAGACCATCGCGGACGGCGTGGCCGTCAAGACCCCTGGGGACAAGATTTTCCCATATGTGCAGCAGAATCTGGACGGCATCCTCACCATCGAGGACCGGGAGCTGGTGGATGCCTTCCTGGATATGATGGAAAAGCACAAAATGATCGTGGAGAACGCCGGGCTGCTGTCCATAGCCGCCCTGGCCCATCTGGACTGCACAGGCAAGAATGTGGTGAGCGTGCTCTCCGGCGGCAACATGGATGTCATCACCGTCTCCTCCCTGGTCCAGCACGGCCTGGTGAGCCGGGGACGGGTATTCACCTTCTCGGTGCAGCTGCCTGACCGGCCGGGCGAGCTGGTGCGGGTGGCGGAGATCGTGGCGGAGCAGAACGGCAACATCATCCGCCTGGAGCACAACCAGTTCGTCAACATCAACCGCCAGAGCGGCGTGGAACTGCGCGTGACGCTGGAGGCCTTTGGGCATGTCCACAAGCAGGAGATCATCAAGGCGGTGAAGGACGGGGGCTACGACGTCCGTGAGGTCATGACCACCAGCGTGTAGCCCCTTGAATATCTGTTGCCGCCCCCCGGAGGCGGACCTCCG contains:
- a CDS encoding GNAT family N-acetyltransferase encodes the protein MKQPGGDVEVERFAAEIAPKGKGYLAVRRCPPDELAHVLEREAGALFSAGARRVYAASTDPGAPLHEGKLGRCRLTHVHDMLLLRRELGEARPGPGGLAVLEPLRPAEGEAWLKIHNEGFFDVPNSATYGPEELETCLDEDHDCGFFLFEGKAVGVYELALAGQEPEIEGIALRPGFRGRGLGRELLLSAMDRLAELGFQSCFLRVASSNMPALRLYRESGFAEEQIHSKWFEVTVEHG
- a CDS encoding M15 family metallopeptidase: MDEPEQFWKPIPPYDDRGWDLVPPIEECGEPLVDITGRTPRILCGASYLRQGLDGALDRCWVREGMWERLRCVLALLPERYSLLIFDGLRPLRVQRAIYDQFKTVIQEERPGISAAELELILEDYVARPVKRLDRPAPHTTGGAVDLTLCLDGTPMDMGTGFDNLTSQAHTDWFERTDGGRETMRDQRRLLFHVMEAAGFVNYGCEWWHYSYGDRQWARQKKGVPIYGFCPECDG
- a CDS encoding SGNH/GDSL hydrolase family protein translates to MSYQIVAFGDSNTRYYLGDTGTAGPLEDAWPARLEALLRDRGRDVAVKNEGHPGIQADFAMEHFDAATKGADLCVLGFGTNDAKKLEVPLGEFLSEVSDVLDQAGEAGIPLILLGIPWFSEEVAGRDVQARLPIWNESLASLCDQLRIPFVDLYTPFLGDPERWFNERTTPKRHLSAAAEQRVAELVLPLVLRQMDR
- a CDS encoding DUF975 family protein: MEYDRVRIKLAAKAAVRQGSPRPWLVTLIYLLLTQALVSAVSTAATLPVTLAAGANLAIRGHGGHISRGATSAASGLFLAVMVFLYLLAMLFTLVMQTGYLHYTMRLWRGRRTEIKDLFFGFHLAGRIICLSLLLFLLSFLWTVVSLAVLVPFSLLAVWLDSQLLALLLLPATVLSMALLYNRLLRYALSYYLLLDHPDWRALDCIHESKRLMTGRRWSLLLLSLSFLGWALLVAAIILAVYLLGGFAIFFFFQVSRGGFAALPVRVFGMFLPLLLAAAALLCSAPLLLWLTAYMGTAFAGFYDCAAGTSPAPVDESAPPAPVETYCRVGGPDKASVPHYYYSGAPAGEPPRRVPGPPPSPHEPELPPGFYTGFLHKDPPEDGAP
- a CDS encoding sensor histidine kinase, with product MRKLFWTVFLRTAAVFLAFWALMAGVISFRSLDAREASLRAEIRETLDWNLMNCQLVLEGTAAAVEKPALLADRMAACSPAAGSMGVFRIYDLDGTELARSPLTSGYFSLPGTGVYDYFLHFDPVLTDDEQLALARLLRADKDLCAFYGAEGGLYGEGDVDRPGLYGEVTGVVEHNVVYPQKLVYYFADGPLTLLDTDSAYFEGKTLTTLAFDAARLQSPLIWSDDPPELALQLFRQAQARVDSLVGSRGPSASWVGAVEGGAGYAHCGIVAPYDNLISAYGAAYPPLRLATHGLGLLYGSTFFFALLLAVLVARSQSRSLQRERDLTNAVAHELKTPLALVRSYAEGLSEDIAPEKREEYLSVIVEESDRMAALVGSLLDLSRLESGRARFQPVPVALDQVVRDVLRPLEHPARKKGITLSLTLEPCTLSGDREQLTRLVGNLASNALRHCAPRGEVRFLLRVEKGSALLRVENDGDPIPPEVLPRLFEPFYKADPARTRTQGGTGLGLALVQEITALHGGRCGADSLASGAAFWCTFPICQAPDSMV
- a CDS encoding response regulator transcription factor; this translates as MADRILIVEDEPRMRDILRDYFHAHGVEADLAADGAAGLDRFRARDYDAVLLDVMMPGLDGYGVCRAIRRESRVPILFLTALGGETHALEGYGLGADDYVTKPFSLAVLLARTTALIRRSRGTSDGTLICGEIRLDTGRMACTVCNTAVKLSPREYDLLLCLLRNRGRVLSREHLLTRVWGWDFEGELRAVDVQIKNLRAALGPAGGQIKTVVKAGYKLEEA
- a CDS encoding TPM domain-containing protein: MKFFQKRSVAVVLTLLIILASIGLGQVRRPVQSSPAPEPADPSALDTSLNTSGYTDWLWDEAGVLSDATEETLCLYNANWDARYGMIMAVAAVSDTDGMAIDTYTYQLGNDIGLGSQDLLLVMDVGGQDAFLIPGDSVTSALSDSVITQYMDQYYDAFMARDYDTFALGVFSSFQTFFSSHLNAAQSTPAPGYAEGYVRDVSWVVQIFFLILLILIVFSIIDSTRYTAYRRRYYGMGVPPVVFRPLLFWHGPGYGWYRRRWRQPPPPPGRGPRPPRGPGGGPTPPRGGGFSSGPKRGGFGGGSRGSGFSSGSRGSGFSSGSRGGGFSSGSRGGGFSSGSRGGGFGGGSRGGGFGGRR
- a CDS encoding toxic anion resistance protein; the encoded protein is MADNTDFTPELTLTPDMGAAAAAEAPKAPDAPSLTLNPTVAPEDAAEAQKVRDANAVKLDESQLTEAERKMVNEFAQKIDIKDSNVVLQYGAAAQKNIASFSENTLNSVRTKDLGEIGQSLAGLVGELQNFGQEEKSGLFGFFQKKKNDLESMKAQYAKAETNVNKIVAVLEGHQVTLMKDIAMLDQMYDLNTKYYKELTMYILAGKKRLEQVRAGELEELRKKAAQSGAQEDAQAYNDLANMCSRFEKKIHDLELTRMISIQMGPQTRLIQNNDALMLEKIQSSLVNTIPLWKSQMVLSLGLEHSRQATAAQSAVTNMTNELLQKNADMLKMGTIETAKEAERSVVDIQTLQHTNQQLISTLDEVMKIQQDGAQKRREAELELGRIEGELKQKLLELRG
- a CDS encoding 5-bromo-4-chloroindolyl phosphate hydrolysis family protein, with protein sequence MAKVVKKSVVPIYAVAVVWLIFGLFLPLYRPLHYAAAAGASLAAFLIAKAIWPDRSFETPEAAKDSDPQAEVPPKAEEKKAPSTGNPELDALIQDRDRAVSEMRRLNDAIEDPTLSAQIDHLEEITKKIISYVVEHPQKLSQIRKFMNYYLPTTLKLLNAYDRMGSAGVSGTNIDGTMGKIETMMDTVTKAFDKQLDALFGDEALDISTDITVMENLLAQEGLTGEQLRSES
- the ilvA gene encoding threonine ammonia-lyase, which translates into the protein MMTLEDFKAARSVLAGVIADTHLVHSVAFSKATGNHVYIKPENMQVTGAYKIRGAYYKISTLTPEEKARGLITASAGNHAQGVAYAAQAAGVKATVVMPTTTPLVKVNNTKDYGANVILHGAVFDDAAELASQLAEAEGYTYIHPFNDPILATGQGTIAYEIFSDLPEVDIILVPVGGGGLAAGVATLAKLLNPNVKVIGVEPTGAASMKASLEAGHVVSLDRVETIADGVAVKTPGDKIFPYVQQNLDGILTIEDRELVDAFLDMMEKHKMIVENAGLLSIAALAHLDCTGKNVVSVLSGGNMDVITVSSLVQHGLVSRGRVFTFSVQLPDRPGELVRVAEIVAEQNGNIIRLEHNQFVNINRQSGVELRVTLEAFGHVHKQEIIKAVKDGGYDVREVMTTSV